In the genome of Epinephelus lanceolatus isolate andai-2023 chromosome 18, ASM4190304v1, whole genome shotgun sequence, one region contains:
- the LOC117268604 gene encoding serine/threonine-protein kinase WNK4-like isoform X3, with protein MLPWSADQQFNRRPEEEEEEEEEEEEEEEQSIPPPPPVTMTMTDPTNQPQAVINPPANRDISWDSGEDMAVVLPWQQQEEERDEEETQAVASSPDGRFLKFNIEIGRGSFKTVYKGLDTETTVEVAWCELQTHRLTKSERQRFTEEVEMLKVLQHPNIVRFFDSWKCTLGGHKCTILVTELMTSGTLKTYLRRFREMKLKLLQRWSFQILKGLQFLHSRCPPILHRDLKCDNVFITGPTASVKIGDLGLATLKKASFAKSVIGTPEFMAPEMYEEKYDEAVDVYAFGMCILEMATSEYPYSECQNAAQIYRKVTNGIKPDSFFKVKVPELKEIIEGCIRTNSSERFTVQDLLDLRFFQEELGVRVELAEEDDGLKSGVTLWLRMDHNKKLHGKYKDNNAIEFLFELYKDVPEEVAQEMVVLGFLCEADYMVVAKAIRHCVTAIKRQREKRRRLLEEAQKKEGVMEEESDPAPQPPEPPNQRPAAATSSSTAGRAANQQDPSAPTPAWIQAPPSATVTSSSSSPVDSGIGSISSRTEGDGDEEMARNTSHSSATSDCDMETSLSSSGVLQKVEATPPPGTHYSPLPSVPAPALATPRHVTWTPSKAPPLPVLRFPKSIAVSKAAERQSSGSVSGFTSPVDSCASDVTSGLSDCNEDQSDKSNQEAARRAATKQFRRRSRGRLRITGVSDKVDRVVECQLQTHDSKMVTFKFDLDGDNPEDIASVMLHRDFITPLEREGFTLRMYDIINKVESMMHQQQPADSDRLSHLNASTLPSSAPNLPAQGLTRNLSSSSLPDIADADPSPLKGGDFYIDPEATPSVRPLRSQSFHTSTASSHQPLPYPHHYPHPESTPSPPSHFPLPPQYNLPSPSHSPYFPTHNSSTDLHQVHSNPSLFTPSSSSSAPPPPPPPPPPLPPHWPPPDQPLFSLANVLSLAMSVAQSFMPPPGTPNQGFHPQPLTPPMSPSLGPKLHPPSNASFSAPFPLQMAYSTTTSQTGSAPNSQQVALLKHISNTPQGQPLSTVQPKVGSAPPLHGSETVSAPSLVQVSSSVSSSSSLSPIQEVKTPSLFTVGRFQVTASKDIPAVRNQEPRPLNQATPTAHSPPPSRANTSESSESSTSEESESQSSIGTVIVSSPGHFHGYHDNLGGQDEEEDKKRWGSRRQSLSLCEGSAGSLSQLWSRSAPHVSSDESESENEEMWEELQKLRERHLVEVQNLQANQKAEIEQLYLRMGKVPPPGIVPPAAMLNPRQRRLSKTSNYPPSRKSSLQRLDVLPPAGIMRKNSISGSSSGSQERAGRGVTFAPDTQLHLRDELSTD; from the exons ATGCTGCCGTGGAGCGCTGACCAACAATTCAACAGAAgacctgaagaagaagaagaagaagaagaagaggaggaggaggaggaggaacagtctattcctcctcctcctcctgttacTATGACGATGACAGACCCCACCAACCAACCGCAGGCTGTGATTAACCCTCCGGCCAATCGGGACATCAGCTGGGACTCAGGGGAGGACATGGCGGTtgtgttaccatggcaacagcaggaggaggagcgtGATGAAGAGGAGACGCAGGCGGTGGCCTCGTCACCCGACGGACGATTCCTCAAGTTCAACATTGAGATCGGACGAGGCTCCTTCAAGACGGTTTATAAGGGACTGGACACTGAGACCACGGTCGAGGTGGCCTGGTGCGAGCTGCAG ACTCATCGTCTGACCAAGTCGGAGCGTCAGAGGTTCACTGAGGAGGTGGAGATGTTGAAGGTTCTGCAGCATCCCAACATCGTCCGATTCTTCGACTCCTGGAAGTGCACGCTGGGGGGACACAAATGCACTATCCTGGTGACAGAGCTCATGACGTCCGGGACGCTGAAGAC GTACCTGCGCAGGTTCCGTGAGATGAAGCTGAAGCTGCTGCAGCGTTGGAGCTTCCAGATCCTGAAGGGACTGCAGTTCCTGCACTCACGTTGCCCCCCCATCCTGCACCGAGACCTCAAGTGTGACAACGTCTTCATCACCGGACCCACCGCCTCCGTCAAGATTGGAGACCTGGGCCTCGCCACGCTCAAGAAGGCCTCGTTCGCCAAGAGCGTCATCG GGACCCCAGAGTTCATGGCTCCAGAGATGTACGAGGAGAAGTATGACGAGGCCGTGGACGTTTACGCCTTCGGTATGTGCATCCTGGAGATGGCGACGTCCGAGTATCCGTACTCCGAGTGTCAGAACGCCGCCCAGATCTACCGCAAAGTCACCAAC GGAATCAAACCCGACAGTTTCTTCAAAGTCAAAGTTCCCGAGCTGAAGGAGATCATTGAAGGCTGCATTCGGACCAACAGCAGCGAGAG GTTCACAGTTCAGGACCTGCTGGATCTGCGGTTCTTCCAGGAGGAGCTCGGTGTCCGCGTGGAGCTGGCGGAGGAAGACGACGGCTTGAAGTCGGGGGTGACGCTGTGGCTCAGGATGGACCACAACAAGAAGCTCCACGGGAAATACAAAGACAACAACGCCATCGAGTTCCTGTTCGAGCTCTACAAAGACGTCCCGGAGGAGGTCGCTCAGGAGATG GTGGTGCTGGGATTCCTgtgtgaggccgactatatggTGGTCGCAAAGGCAATAAGACATTGCGTCACGGCCATCAAGCGTCAGCGGGAGAAACGGCGCCGCCTGCTGGAGGAAGCTCAGAAGAAGGAAGGTGTCATGGAGGAGGAGTCTGACCCCGCCCCCCAGCCACCTGAACCACCCAATCagagaccagcagccgccacgaGCTCGTCCACTGCCGGGAGGGCAGCCAATCAG CAGGACCCTTCAGCACCCACCCCCGCCTGGATACAAGCCCCGCCCTCTgcaacagtgacatcatcaagtaGCAGCCCAGTGGATTCTGGGATCGGCAGCATCTCCAGCAGGACGGAGGGGGACGGAGACGAGGAGATGGCCAGAAACACCTCGCACTCCTCTGCTACAT CGGACTGTGACATGGAGACCTCCCTCAGCTCCTCAGGCGTCCTGCAGAAAGTtgaagccacgccccctccggGCACTCACTACTCCCCCCTCCCTTCAGTCCCCGCCCCGGCTCTGGCAACACCTCGCCATGTGACCTGGACTCCATCCAAAGCTCCGCCCCTCCCTGTGCTGCGTTTCCCCAAG AGCATCGCTGTGTCCAAGGCTGCTGAGAGACAGTCGTCTGGATCAGTCAGCGGCTTCACCTCACCTGTCGACag CTGTGCCTCTGATGTGACCTCAGGTCTGAGTGACTGCAATGAAGACCAATCAGACAAAAGTAACCAGGAAGCCGCCAGACGAGCGGCTACGAAGCAATTCAGGCGGAGATCGAGGGGACGTCTGAGAATCACAGGG GTGTCAGACAAAGTGGACCGGGTGGTGGAGTGTCAGCTGCAGACTCACGACAGTAAGATGGTGACGTTCAAGTTTGACCTGGACGGAGACAATCCAGAGGACATCGCCTCTGTGATG CTACACAGAGACTTCATCACGCCTTTGGAACGAGAAGGATTCACCCTCCGCATGTATGACATCATCAACAAGGTGGAGTCTATGATGCACCAACAGCAGCCAGCTGACAGCGACAGGTTATCTCACCTGAACGCCTCCACGCTGCCCAGCTctgct cCGAACCTGCCGGCGCAGGGCCTCACCAGAAATCTGTCCTCGTCTTCACTTCCTG ACATTGCAGATGCTGACCCCTCCCCCTTGAAGGGCGGAGACTTTTACATTGACCCTGAGGCCACGCCGTCTGTCAGACCCCTGAGGTCACAGTCTTTCCACACCTCAACAG cttcctcccatcAGCCCCTCCCCTACCCCCACCATTACCCCCACCCAGAGTCCACCCCTTCTCCCCCCTCCCACTTCCCCCTTCCTCCTCAGTATAACCTCCCATCTCCCTCTCACTCCCCCTACTTCCCCACCCATAACTCCTCCACCGACCTCCACCAAGTCCACAGTAACCCCTCCCTcttcaccccctcctcctcttcctcagctccacctcctccccctcctcctcctcctcctctccctcctcactGGCCCCCACCTGAccagcctctcttctctctggcAAATGTGCTCTCTCTGGCTATGAGTGTGGCCCAGTCCTTCATGCCCCCACCTGGGACCCCCAACCAGGGATTTCACCCCCAGCCCCTGACTCCCCCCATGTCTCCATCCCTGGGCCCTAAGCTCCATCCTCCAAGCAACGCCTCCTTCTCTGCTCCTTTCCCCCTCCAGATGGCCTACAGCACCACCACCTCTCAGACAGGCTCCGCCCCCAAcagccagcaggtggcgctgcTCAAACATATTTCTAACACACCTCAAGGACAG ccTCTCAGTACTGTTCAGCCAAAGGTCGGCTCAGCTCCGCCCCTGCATG GTTCAGAGACTGTTTCTGCTCCTAGTCTTGTCCAGGTGTCCTCCAGCGTCTCATCGTCCTCCAGTCTGTCACCCATACAGGAGG TCAAGACACCTTCACTCTTCACCGTCGGTCGTTTCCAGGTGACGGCCTCTAAAGACATCCCTGCCGTCCGTAATCAGGAGCCCCGCCCCCTAAACCAGGCCACACCGACGGCCCACTCCCCGCCTCCCTCCAGGGCGAACACATCAGAGAGCTCAGAGAGCAGCACATCGGAGGAGAGCGAATCACAGAGCAGCATCGGCACAGTGATTGTCTCCTCACCTGGTCATTTTCATGGTTACCATGACAACCTTGGAGGACAGGACGAAGAGGAGGACAAGAAGAGGTGGGGCAGTCGGAGGCAGAGCCTCAGCCTGTGTGAGGGATCTGCCGGCAGCCTCAGCCAGTTGTGGAGCCGCTCGGCACCCCACGTCAGCTCCGATGAATCAGAGAGTGAGAATGAGGAAATGTGGGAGGAGCTGCAGAAGCTCCGTGAAAG ACACCTGGTGGAGGTGCAGAACCTGCAGGCCAATCAGAAGGCAGAAATCGAGCAGCTGTACCTGAGGATGGGTAAAGTCCCACCCCCTGGTATCGTTCCCCCGGCCGCCATGTTGAACCCCCGCCAACGCCGCCTCTCCAAGACCAGCAACTACCCTCCTTCTCGCAAAAGCAGCCTGCAGAGGCTGGACGTGCTGCCCCCTGCAG gCATCATGAGGAAGAACTCGatcagcggcagcagcagcggaTCTCAGGAGAGAGCAGGGAGAGGCGTGACCTTTGCCCCTGATACACAGCTGCACC TGAGAGACGAGTTGTCGACTGACTGA